A genomic window from Silene latifolia isolate original U9 population chromosome Y, ASM4854445v1, whole genome shotgun sequence includes:
- the LOC141628472 gene encoding uncharacterized protein LOC141628472 — translation MAETFNSWILEAREKPILTMIEEIRRKVMCRMVEKKTQAAKCKSIITPRVQATINDHMQATRNWKAIEASENVYEVEHVHNSKLTFAVKLHENSCTCRYCDINGIPCEHATTAICSTNENPEIYVASWYSKEAYETSYALSLEPLNGQSMWQQVDGGEILPSDPRVKYGRPPNKRKRTYGECKSNTNTYRIPKGGKQFCSNRKELGHKIRTCKYKVPVTQSGSNQS, via the coding sequence ATGGCAGAGACATTTAACTCATGGATCCTTGAAGCCAGAGAAAAACCTATTTTAACCATGATagaagaaataagaagaaagGTTATGTGTAGGATGGTTGAGAAAAAAACACAAGCTGCTAAATGTAAGAGCATTATCACTCCGAGAGTTCAAGCAACAATAAATGACCATATGCAAGCTACAAGGAACTGGAAGGCTATAGAAGCGAGTGAAAATGTGTATGAAGTAGAACATGTTCACAATAGTAAGCTCACATTTGCAGTTAAGCTACACGAAAACTCTTGTACTTGTAGATACTGTGATATAAATGGGATTCCTTGTGAACATGCAACTACAGCAATATGCTCAACGAATGAAAATCCTGAGATTTATGTTGCATCTTGGTACagtaaggaagcttatgagacaTCATATGCATTATCCTTGGAGCCATTAAATGGCCAAAGCATGTGGCAACAAGTTGATGGAGGAGAAATTTTACCAAGTGATCCTAGAGTTAAGTACGGAAGACCTCCAAATAAAAGGAAAAGAACATACGGGGAATGCAAAAGCAACACAAATACATACAGAATTCCGAAAGGTGGAAAACAATTTTGCTCTAACCGCAAGGAACTGGGCCATAAAATTCGTACATGCAAGTATAAGGTACCTGTGACACAGTCAGGGAGCAATCAAAGCTGA